A single region of the Fusarium keratoplasticum isolate Fu6.1 chromosome 7, whole genome shotgun sequence genome encodes:
- a CDS encoding Carboxylic ester hydrolase has product MASLSANMTRCVASTFATPTLLGAEFLSIEANVVPNYSFDVPKGWTYSQPALNVENVTFCNVTVTYMHPGQNDTLHVEAWLPTEENYNGRLQALGGSGWTPGRYILTYAGMINAVANGFASVTTDAGIPESPNPLDWLLTSPGNLNTNALQNFGQVSLNDEAVIAKSLIKSLYGKAPSYSYWNACSQGGRQGMKLAQQYPSAYDGIIAAAPAINWAEFYINSIWPSFYMEFTQQFPRDCELNEITSLAISACDKLDGVEDGLIGDVDGCRKKFDPFKQVGKSFNCSTTGSKLKISHAAAAVANASWSGPRFSNGKFLYHGYDIGADLPTIAPTNCTGKVCTSAGRANVVFAYQAFVKKDATATLTYITHKEFDTIYKAVKQVFASNLETNEIDLRDFRDAGGKLITYHGLADQSISPRGTLSYYKQVSEFVGNVTSFYKYYRVPGLGHCWGGNGGQPEALFSQLQAWVENGTEPEYTPIVVTKSDNSTQQQILCPYPQKPLFDDSCTKANSTACWSCEK; this is encoded by the exons atggcctcccTCTCCGCAAACATGACCCGCTGCGTCGCCTCGACCTTTGCAACCCCGACACTCCTCGGAGCAGAGTTTTTGTCTATCGAGGCTAATGTCGTGCCCAACTACAGTTTCGATGTTCCCAAGGGATGGACCTACTCGCAGCCGGCCTTGAACGTCGAGAATGTCACCTTTTGCAACGTCACCGTCACATACATGCATCCAGGCCAGAACGATACTCTGCATGTTGAAGCATGGCTGCCCACTGAGGAGAACTACAATGGACGACTGCAGGCTCTTGGAGGTTCGGGATGGACGCCCGGACGGTATATCTTGACCTACGCGGGAATGATCAATGCCGTTGCCAATGGCTTTGCCTCTGTCACCACCGATGCCGGTATTCCCGAATCCCCGAACCCTTTGGATTGGCTTCTGACTAGCCCTGGaaacctcaacaccaacgcctTGCAGAACTTTGGCCAGGTTTCTCTCAACGACGAG GCGGTTATTGCCAAGTCACTCATCAAGAGTCTATATGGCAAAGCTCCATCATATTCCTACTGGAACGCCTGTTCACAGGGCGGCCGCCAAGGAATGAAGCTTGCTCAGCAATATCCTTCTGCATATGACGGCATCATCGCTGCTGCACCCGCCATCAACTGGGCCGAGTTTTACATCAACTCGATCTGGCCGAGCTTCTACATGGAATTCACTCAGCAGTTCCCTCGCGACTGTGAGCTGAATGAAATCACCTCGCTAGCCATCTCAGCGTGCGATAAGCTGGatggagttgaagatggcctcATCGGCGATGTCGACGGCTGTCGCAAGAAGTTTGACCCCTTCAAACAGGTTGGCAAGTCATTCAACTGCTCAACCACCGGTTCGAAGCTCAAGATCAGCCACGCCGCTGCGGCGGTCGCCAACGCTTCCTGGAGTGGTCCACGGTTCTCCAATGGAAAGTTTTTGTATCATGGCTACGACATTGGCGCCGACCTCCCTACTATCGCCCCGACAAACTGTACCGGGAAGGTTTGCACTAGCGCCGGCCGAGCGAATGTCGTCTTTGCCTACCAGGCCTTCGTCAAGAAGGATGCCACGGCTACGCTCACCTACATTACCCACAAGGAGTTTGACACCATTTACAAGGCTGTCAAGCAGGTCTTTGCCTCGAATCTTGAAACAAACGAGATTGATTTGCGTGATTTTAGAGACGCGGGAGGCAAGCTCATTACCTATCACGGACTG GCTGATCAGAGCATTTCTCCCAGGGGCACCCTGAGCTACTACAAACAAGTGTCCGAGTTTGTCGGCAACGTCACTTCCTTCTACAAATACTACCGCGTTCCTGGTCTCGGACACTGCTGGGGTGGCAATGGCGGCCAACCTGaggctctcttctcccagcTTCAAGCCTGGGTTGAAAACGGTACAGAGCCGGAGTACACACCCATTGTTGTGACGAAGTCAGACAACTCGACTCAGCAGCAGATTCTGTGTCCTTACCCCCAAAAGCCTCTGTTTGATGATTCTTGCACTAAGGCCAACTCGACGGCGTGTTGGTCTTGTGAGAAATAG
- a CDS encoding Zn(2)-C6 fungal-type domain-containing protein codes for MSEDQPIDHVHSSSRCPCRPTQRRSHKKSRNGCRNCKQRRVKCDENKPVCSNCSRCSIPCDFDPANASASLPAANAPRRRGRPLKWTSSPDDQALKSTPGLSELREPDLSAPGPEVPLNVQEMQLFYHFITTTSLTLGDDVLWHDKVPRLAFEHHYILRLMLAMSALHLSRLRAIEASKYEELAEAHASVALRQVTELLPHVSRKNCSALYIATVLVCNYTFAKPPGNNHFLLVAAGTKVAWWNLFRGVRIVIETMGLPAIFSGVLGPFPPETTTKLPPIEDKQGYIPWEGPMSSLDELIAGCQDPGLENLKGICEGLIDCFRGVYGTAEEPESDTHGKMHIVMRWLWLLEDDFLHQVNSMIPQALLLLGHFAVLIQTVECFWFMKGWAHHIIEGIQPHLDSNYIGWISWPQREIEQ; via the exons ATGAGCGAAGATCAACCTATCGACCATGTGCATTCCTCCTCGCGGTGTCCATGCCGTCCCACACAGCGCAGGTCGCACAAGAAGTCCCGCAACGGCTGCCGCAACTGCAAGCAGCGTAGGGTCAAG TGTGATGAGAATAAGCCCGTTTGCAGCAACTGCTCTCGCTGCTCAATCCCTTGCGACTTTGATCCCGCCAACGCATCTGCCTCCTTGCCGGCTGCCAATGCCCCGAGGAGACGCGGTCGGCCCCTGAAGTGGACTTCAAGTCCTGATGATCAGGCTCTTAAATCCACACCTGGCTTGTCCGAATTACGCGAACCCGACTTATCCGCACCCGGGCCTGAGGTACCCTTGAATGTTCAAGAGATGCAGCTCTTCTACCacttcatcaccaccacttcACTCACACTTGGAGATGACGTCCTCTGGCATGACAAAGTGCCGCGTCTCGCTTTCGAGCATCATTATATCCTCCGACTCATGCTTGCCATGTCAGCACTCCATCTATCACGGCTACGGGCCATTGAGGCAAGTAAGTACGAGGAGCTCGCCGAGGCTCATGCTTCCGTGGCTTTGCGCCAAGTCACAGAGCTTCTCCCCCATGTCAGTCGAAAGAACTGTTCGGCGCTATACATAGCGACCGTTCTAGTTTGTAATTATACCTTTGCAAAGCCGCCAGGGAACAATCActtccttcttgtcgctgCGGGCACCAAGGTTGCCTGGTGGAATCTTTTTCGAGGCGTTCGCATCGTCATCGAGACTATGGGTCTACCAGCAATATTCTCCGGTGTTCTCGGCCCCTTCCCTCCAGAAACTACAACAAAGCTACCTCCAATAGAGGACAAACAAGGATACATACCGTGGGAAGGGCCAATGTCCAGCCTGGACGAACTAATCGCCGGCTGCCAAGATCCAGGACTCGAGAATCTCAAAGGAATCTGCGAAGGACTTATCGATTGTTTCCGTGGTGTATACGGAACTGCCGAAGAACCAGAGAGTGACACCCATGGAAAGATGCACATTGTTATGCGCTGGCTATGGCTTTTGGAGGATGACTTCCTTCACCAAGTCAACAGCATGATACCTCAGGCCCTTTTACTTTTGGGCCATTTTGCAGTCCTGATCCAGACTGTCGAATGCTTCTGGTTTATGAAAGGATGGGCACATCATATTATAGAGGGTATCCAGCCGCACCTTGACTCGAACTACATTGGTTGGATATCCTGGCCTCAGAGGGAGATAGAACAATGA
- a CDS encoding Arylsulfatase, translated as MFALTAGLLFFVQAALCSRPNIVFILTDDQDLHMESVQHMPHLTNLIVNEGTSYNQHFCTVALCCPSRATLWTGQAAHNHNVTNVSPPHGGYPKVVQQGINDDNLFVWMQEAGYNTYYTGKLWNFHTVDNFNQPYAKGFNGSDFLLDPFTYQYWNAKITHNGEEPVSYAGQYSTDVIAEKALAWLDEALEEPNPFFLTVSPIAPHSNWVIDTERDLSYLEEPKSAPRHQHLFSDYVIPREKSFNVAIDGAAGWVGDLPPLNETTLTYNDHYQRQRLRALQSVDEMVSELVGRLVKAGQLDNTYIFYTTDNGYHISQHRMNPGKECGYDTDIHIPFFVRGPGIPAGGSVDMVTTHTDVSSTLLQIAGVDKDTDGAIMPLGGSTIHADRHEHAAIEYWGAAVPEGIYGGRSDRHREAGVWQNVYLNNTFKGLRVVSDEYSLYYSVWCTNETEFFDLQSDPHQTLNIAASSKSRSAYQLSGRPLEQVLLRLNALIMVLKTCKGQTCIQPWTSLHPDGSVNSLKMALQSRFDDFYECQPQMWFMECPAAYIAEVENQEPVIAFAGGLNKQEAGFDWTRHWQYFT; from the exons ATGTTTGCACTCACGGCAGGGTTGTTATTCTTTGTGCAGGCTGCGCTATGTAGCCGGCCCAACAttgtcttcatcttgaccgATGATCAAGACTTGCACATGGAGAGCGTCCAGCACATGCCTCATCTTACG AACCTGATCGTCAACGAGGGTACGAGTTACAATCAGCACTTCTGTACTGTAGCCCTATGCTGCCCTTCTCGGGCCACTCTCTGGACCGGCCAAGCTGCTCACAACCACAACGTGACCAACGTCTCCCCACCTCATGGCGGATATCCCAAGGTGGTCCAGCAAGGAATCAATGACGATAATCTCTTTGTGTGGATGCAAGAAGCCGGATACAATACCTACTACACTGGCAAGCTATGGAACTTTCACACCGTCGACAACTTCAACCAGCCCTATGCCAAAGGCTTCAACGGCTCTGACTTTCTTCTTGATCCGTTTACCTACCAATATTGGAACGCCAAGATTACACACAACGGGGAAGAGCCCGTGAGCTATGCAGGCCAGTACTCGACGGATGTCATCGCTGAGAAGGCTCTTGCTTGGCTGGATGAAGCCTTGGAAGAGCCAAACCCTTTCTTCCTGACAGTCTCACCAATCGCACCTCATTCCAATTGGGTCATTGATACGGAGCGAGATCTCTCGTACCTAGAAGAACCGAAGTCTGCCCCGAGACATCAGCATCTGTTTTCCGACTATGTAATTCCCAGAGAGAAGAGCTTCAACGTGGCAATCGACGGAGCAGCCGGTTGGGTTGGGGATCTACCTCCGCTGAACGAGACAACCTTGACGTATAATGATCACTATCAACGACAGCGACTTCGTGCACTTCAATCAGTCGACGAAATGGTTTCTGAACTTGTTGGCCGTCTTGTGAAAGCTGGACAACTGGACAATACATACATCTTCTACACAACAGATAACGGATATCACATCTCGCAGCACCGAATGAACCCTGGAAAAGAGTGTGGTTATG ACACTGATATTCACATTCCCTTTTTTGTTCGCGGCCCAGGTATCCCTGCAGGAGGGTCTGTCGACATGGTCACCACTCACACAGACGTTTCTTCAACTCTTCTCCAAATTGCCGGCGTTGACAAGGACACTGATGGGGCCATCATGCCACTGGGGGGTTCAACGATCCATGCCGACAGGCATGAGCACGCTGCAATTGAGTACTGGGGTGCT GCTGTCCCAGAGGGAATTTACGGCGGTCGCAGTGACCGGCATCGCGAGGCTGGAGTTTGGCAAAATGTTTATCTGAACAACACTTTCAAGGGGCTGAGGGTTGTGTCAGACGAGTACAGTCTTTACTACTCGGTTTGGTGTACAAATGAGACGGAGTTCTTTGACCTCCAG TCCGACCCTCACCAAACCCTAAACATTGCGGCTTCCAGCAAGTCACGCTCAGCATATCAGCTTTCTGGCCGCCCCCTGGAGCAGGTACTCCTGCGCCTAAATGCCCTCATCATGGTCCTCAAGACGTGCAAGGGCCAGACCTGCATACAGCCTTGGACAAGTTTGCATCCCGATGGAAGTGTGAACAGTCTAAAAATGGCGCTTCAGAGTAGGTTTGATGATTTTTATGAGTGTCAGCCGCAGATGTGGTTTATGGAATGCCCAGCAGCATACATTGCCGAGGTAGAGAATCAAGAACCTGTCATCGCGTTTGCAGGAGGGTTGAATAAACAGGAGGCTGGGTTTGACTGGACAAGGCATTGGCAATATTTCACGTAG